In Streptomyces sp. RFCAC02, the following proteins share a genomic window:
- a CDS encoding glycoside hydrolase family 6 protein — MLRDPRARVLGGGDASDGREEGSAAAAAGIEDRYWVDPGSPAARQVEEWEASGRTEDAALMRRIADRPLAHWAPGEEDPERWARELTSAAAATDSTAVLVAYNIPHRDCGQYSQGGADDEAAYARWIDALATGIGDAHAIVVLEPDAVPHTADGCTAPMYVEDRLDALAGAVDRLKQQPHTRVYLDAGNPAWIADPNRIAEPLRRSGVERADGFALNVANFQTLSDNIAYGRVLSDMLGGAHFVIDTSRNGNGPYDGGDESWCNPPGRALGTPPTAETGEALADAFLWIKRPGESDGECRGGPAAGEWWPEYALELARAAAP; from the coding sequence GTGCTGCGCGATCCTCGCGCTCGGGTGCTCGGGGGCGGCGACGCCTCCGATGGCCGGGAGGAGGGGAGCGCCGCGGCCGCGGCCGGCATCGAGGACCGGTACTGGGTCGATCCCGGGAGCCCGGCCGCGCGTCAGGTCGAGGAGTGGGAGGCGTCCGGCCGCACCGAGGACGCCGCGCTGATGCGGCGGATCGCGGACCGGCCGCTCGCGCACTGGGCGCCGGGCGAGGAGGACCCGGAGCGGTGGGCGCGCGAGCTGACGTCGGCCGCTGCGGCCACCGACAGCACCGCCGTCCTCGTGGCGTACAACATCCCGCACCGCGACTGCGGCCAGTACTCGCAAGGCGGCGCCGACGACGAGGCCGCGTACGCCCGCTGGATCGACGCGCTCGCCACCGGCATCGGGGACGCGCACGCGATCGTCGTCCTGGAGCCGGACGCCGTCCCGCACACGGCGGACGGCTGCACGGCGCCGATGTACGTGGAGGACCGGCTCGACGCGCTCGCCGGCGCCGTGGACCGGCTGAAGCAGCAGCCGCACACCCGCGTCTACCTGGACGCGGGCAACCCGGCGTGGATCGCCGACCCGAACCGGATCGCCGAGCCGCTGCGCCGCTCCGGCGTGGAGCGGGCCGACGGCTTCGCCCTCAACGTGGCGAACTTCCAGACGCTCTCCGACAACATCGCCTACGGCCGCGTCCTGTCCGACATGCTCGGCGGCGCCCACTTCGTGATCGACACCAGCCGCAACGGCAACGGCCCCTACGACGGCGGGGACGAGTCGTGGTGCAATCCCCCGGGCCGCGCGCTCGGCACACCGCCCACGGCGGAGACCGGCGAGGCGCTGGCCGACGCGTTCCTGTGGATCAAACGCCCCGGCGAGTCGGACGGCGAGTGCCGGGGCGGTCCGGCGGCCGGCGAGTGGTGGCCCGAGTACGCGCTGGAACTCGCGCGCGCCGCGGCGCCGTGA
- a CDS encoding kelch motif-containing protein: MRYRPSKGLKKTVIGTGVTLVLAGMNAPAALSFAQDRLHEYRISRPEYKAEYGSWQVMDVPEEFRTNAIHAALLHTGKVLLIAGSGNEQETFDAGTFDSILWNPADNTYKKVETPDDLFCSGHAALPDGRLLVAGGTARYEVLGDDVTRAGGAMLIKNEDPDHRRTFPEGTRLRSPDGREYLTEADITVPAATKTEDEDGEVTVTASEARVFVVAAEEGEEYVTEESAQYEIVGLKGEDARNLYGMAGPITLDDQDFQGIKAAYEFDPVAEKYVPVQSMDEARWYPTLTALPDGRVLTVSGLDDVGEVVPGITEIYDPETKTWSEGPERYFPTYPALFLTEGGELFYTGSNAGYGPADKGREPGLWDLETNTFTEVGGLSDADQLETSASLLLPPAQDQRFMVLGGGGVGESEKSTARTALIDLDDENPAYRDGPDLPQGTRYLSSVILPDDTVFTTGGSEDYRGRGESDVLKAQFYDPEKNEFREAAAPTVGRNYHSEALLLPDGRVATFGSDPLFGDRDNTREGTFEDRVEIYTPPYLQGERGENRPVLGDGPDRAEPGGSLTFATDDADRIAEARLMRPSAVTHTTDVEQRSIELGVATGDGEVTFAVPDDPSLVPPGWYMLFALDDEGTPSVASWVQVG; the protein is encoded by the coding sequence ATGAGGTACCGCCCGAGCAAAGGGCTCAAGAAGACCGTCATCGGCACCGGCGTCACGCTCGTCCTCGCCGGCATGAACGCCCCCGCCGCGCTGAGCTTCGCGCAGGACCGGCTGCACGAGTACCGCATATCCCGGCCCGAGTACAAGGCGGAGTACGGCTCCTGGCAGGTGATGGACGTCCCCGAGGAGTTCAGGACGAACGCCATCCACGCCGCGCTCCTGCACACCGGGAAGGTCCTGCTGATCGCCGGGTCGGGCAACGAGCAGGAGACCTTCGACGCCGGGACGTTCGACTCGATCCTGTGGAACCCGGCGGACAACACGTACAAGAAGGTCGAGACCCCCGACGACCTGTTCTGCTCGGGCCACGCCGCCCTCCCCGACGGCCGGCTCCTCGTCGCCGGCGGCACGGCGCGCTACGAGGTCCTCGGCGACGACGTGACCCGGGCCGGCGGCGCGATGCTCATCAAGAACGAGGACCCGGACCACCGCCGCACCTTCCCCGAGGGCACCCGGCTGCGCTCCCCGGACGGCCGCGAGTACCTGACCGAGGCCGACATCACCGTCCCCGCCGCCACCAAGACGGAGGACGAGGACGGCGAGGTGACCGTCACCGCGTCCGAGGCGCGGGTCTTCGTCGTGGCCGCCGAGGAGGGCGAGGAGTACGTCACGGAGGAGTCGGCGCAGTACGAGATCGTCGGGCTGAAGGGCGAGGACGCCCGCAACCTCTACGGCATGGCCGGGCCGATCACCCTGGACGACCAGGACTTCCAGGGCATCAAGGCGGCCTACGAGTTCGACCCGGTCGCCGAGAAGTACGTCCCCGTCCAGTCGATGGACGAGGCCCGCTGGTACCCGACCCTCACGGCCCTGCCCGACGGCCGCGTCCTCACCGTCTCCGGGCTCGACGACGTCGGCGAGGTCGTCCCCGGCATCACCGAGATCTACGACCCGGAGACGAAGACCTGGTCCGAGGGGCCCGAGCGCTACTTCCCTACCTATCCCGCGCTGTTCCTCACCGAGGGCGGCGAACTGTTCTACACGGGCTCCAACGCCGGCTACGGGCCGGCCGACAAGGGCCGCGAACCGGGCCTGTGGGACCTGGAGACCAACACCTTCACCGAGGTCGGCGGCCTGTCGGACGCCGACCAGCTGGAGACCTCCGCCTCCCTGCTGCTGCCGCCCGCGCAGGACCAGCGCTTCATGGTGCTGGGCGGCGGCGGGGTGGGGGAGTCGGAGAAGTCCACGGCCCGCACCGCGCTGATCGACCTGGACGACGAGAACCCCGCCTACCGCGACGGCCCCGACCTGCCGCAGGGCACCCGCTACCTGTCCAGCGTCATCCTCCCCGACGACACGGTCTTCACGACCGGCGGCTCCGAGGACTACCGGGGACGCGGCGAGAGCGACGTGCTGAAGGCGCAGTTCTACGACCCGGAGAAGAACGAGTTCCGCGAGGCCGCCGCGCCGACCGTGGGCCGCAACTACCACTCCGAGGCCCTGCTGCTGCCCGACGGCCGCGTCGCCACGTTCGGCTCCGACCCGCTCTTCGGCGACCGGGACAACACGCGCGAGGGCACGTTCGAGGACCGCGTCGAGATCTACACGCCGCCCTACCTCCAGGGGGAACGCGGCGAGAACCGGCCCGTCCTCGGCGACGGACCCGACCGGGCCGAACCCGGCGGCAGCCTCACCTTCGCCACCGACGACGCCGACCGCATCGCCGAGGCCCGCCTCATGCGTCCGAGCGCCGTCACCCACACGACCGACGTGGAGCAGCGGTCCATCGAGCTGGGGGTCGCGACGGGCGACGGCGAGGTGACGTTCGCCGTGCCGGACGACCCGTCGCTGGTGCCGCCCGGCTGGTACATGCTGTTCGCGCTCGACGACGAGGGCACGCCGAGCGTGGCGAGCTGGGTGCAGGTCGGCTGA
- a CDS encoding DUF3817 domain-containing protein — protein MKRSVLTRYRAMAYVTAVMLLVLCVCMVVKYGFGAGEDVTLFVAQIHGVLFILYLIFAFDLGQKARWPFGKLLWVLVAGTIPTAAFFVERRVVAETEPLIEAPEQEPAGV, from the coding sequence ATGAAGCGGAGTGTGCTCACGCGTTACCGGGCGATGGCGTATGTCACCGCCGTCATGCTGCTCGTCCTGTGTGTCTGCATGGTCGTCAAGTACGGCTTCGGCGCCGGCGAGGACGTAACCCTGTTCGTGGCCCAGATCCACGGGGTGCTGTTCATCCTCTACCTGATCTTCGCGTTCGACCTGGGGCAGAAGGCCCGCTGGCCGTTCGGGAAGCTGCTGTGGGTCCTGGTCGCCGGGACGATCCCGACCGCCGCCTTCTTCGTGGAGCGCCGGGTCGTCGCCGAGACCGAGCCGCTGATCGAGGCGCCGGAGCAGGAGCCCGCGGGCGTCTGA
- a CDS encoding MarR family transcriptional regulator: MSKPLSLPFDPIARADELWKRHWGSVPAMSAITSIMRAHQILLSEVDAVVRPYGLTFARYEALVLLTFSKKGELPMSKIGERLMVHPTSVTNTVDRLVRSGLVTKRPNPNDGRGTLASITDEGRAVCDAATRDLMAMDFGLGVYDAEECAEIFALLRPLRVAAQDFDAPGEGAGRERPE; encoded by the coding sequence GTGTCCAAACCGCTGAGCCTTCCCTTCGACCCGATCGCCCGCGCGGACGAACTGTGGAAGCGGCACTGGGGCTCCGTCCCCGCGATGTCCGCCATCACGTCGATCATGCGGGCCCACCAGATCCTGCTGTCCGAGGTGGACGCGGTGGTCAGGCCGTACGGACTGACGTTCGCCCGGTACGAGGCGCTCGTGCTGCTCACCTTCAGCAAAAAGGGCGAACTCCCGATGTCCAAGATCGGTGAGCGGCTCATGGTGCACCCCACCTCCGTGACGAACACGGTCGACCGCCTCGTCCGCTCCGGGCTGGTCACGAAGCGCCCCAACCCGAACGACGGACGCGGCACGCTCGCCTCCATCACGGACGAGGGACGCGCCGTCTGCGACGCGGCCACCCGCGACCTGATGGCCATGGACTTCGGCCTCGGCGTGTACGACGCGGAGGAGTGCGCGGAGATCTTCGCCCTGCTGCGACCCCTGCGCGTGGCGGCGCAGGACTTCGATGCTCCGGGGGAGGGGGCCGGGCGGGAACGCCCCGAATGA
- the murJ gene encoding murein biosynthesis integral membrane protein MurJ — MALGSLVSRATGFLRTAVVVAALGTALLGETYQIANTVPNIVYFLILGGALNSVFVPELVRARRTHPDGGAAHTDRILTACLLGLLLLTAAAVLAAPWIVTAYAPDFTGAQRDLTVALARYCLPQILLYGLFTLLGQVLNVDGRFGAMMWAPVLNNVVVIGVFGLFLVIAGDVTDAGAMSGGQALLLGAGSTAGVLAQTVALVPSLRRAGFRWRPRLDLRGAGLSAPLRAAVWTVLLVLVNQLALWVVTSLATSAAVRAAADGVTTGVGFAAYTNAYQLWVVPQGIITVSLATALLPRMSASVADGSPAAAGRDLSWGLRRNAVAVVPAALAFLAFAPQVTGVIFQYGQTSDDDVRVLAWILMAFAPGLPAFAGQYLSARAFYALGDTRTPFLLNLVIATTQAALAGCSYLLLPPRWAVVGMAGGYAVACTVGLFCTTRTLVRRLGRWPGTLGTHVRVALAAAPGAVGGHLLAEWCAGRLGGGPAGSAAGLAAGGTVLLVSVVALAGPLRVPEVRALLRPVLRRLRRR; from the coding sequence ATGGCGCTCGGCTCCCTCGTCTCCCGCGCGACCGGCTTCCTGCGCACCGCCGTCGTCGTCGCCGCGCTCGGCACGGCCCTGCTCGGCGAGACCTACCAGATCGCCAACACCGTCCCCAACATCGTCTACTTCCTGATCCTCGGTGGCGCGCTCAACTCCGTCTTCGTCCCCGAACTCGTCCGCGCCCGCCGCACCCACCCGGACGGCGGCGCCGCGCACACCGACCGCATCCTCACGGCCTGCCTCCTCGGCCTCCTGCTGCTGACGGCCGCCGCCGTCCTGGCCGCGCCGTGGATCGTCACCGCCTACGCGCCCGACTTCACCGGTGCGCAGCGGGACCTGACCGTCGCCCTGGCCCGCTACTGCCTGCCGCAGATCCTGCTGTACGGCCTGTTCACGCTCCTCGGCCAGGTCCTCAACGTCGACGGGCGCTTCGGCGCGATGATGTGGGCGCCGGTCCTGAACAACGTCGTCGTCATCGGTGTCTTCGGCCTGTTCCTCGTGATCGCGGGCGACGTCACGGACGCCGGCGCGATGAGCGGCGGGCAGGCGCTGCTGCTCGGTGCCGGCAGCACGGCCGGCGTCCTCGCCCAGACCGTCGCGCTCGTGCCGTCGCTGCGGAGGGCCGGGTTCCGCTGGCGGCCGCGGCTCGACCTGCGGGGCGCCGGCCTGTCGGCGCCGCTGCGCGCGGCCGTGTGGACGGTCCTCCTCGTCCTGGTCAACCAGCTCGCCCTGTGGGTCGTCACGAGCCTCGCCACCTCGGCCGCCGTCCGGGCCGCCGCCGACGGCGTCACCACGGGCGTCGGGTTCGCCGCGTACACCAACGCCTACCAGCTCTGGGTGGTGCCACAGGGCATCATCACCGTCTCCCTCGCGACCGCGCTGCTGCCGCGGATGAGCGCCTCGGTCGCCGACGGCTCGCCCGCCGCGGCGGGCCGCGACCTGTCCTGGGGCCTGCGCCGCAACGCCGTCGCCGTCGTCCCGGCGGCGCTGGCGTTCCTCGCGTTCGCGCCGCAGGTGACGGGCGTGATCTTCCAGTACGGGCAGACATCCGACGACGACGTGCGGGTCCTCGCCTGGATCCTCATGGCGTTCGCCCCGGGGCTGCCGGCCTTCGCGGGGCAGTACCTGTCCGCCCGCGCCTTCTACGCACTCGGCGACACCCGCACCCCCTTCCTGCTGAACCTCGTCATCGCCACCACCCAGGCGGCCCTGGCCGGCTGCTCCTACCTCCTGCTGCCGCCGCGCTGGGCCGTCGTCGGCATGGCCGGCGGCTATGCCGTCGCCTGCACGGTCGGTCTGTTCTGCACGACGCGGACGCTCGTCCGCCGCCTCGGCAGGTGGCCCGGCACGCTCGGCACCCACGTCCGCGTCGCCCTGGCGGCGGCGCCCGGCGCGGTCGGCGGGCACCTGCTCGCCGAGTGGTGCGCGGGGCGGCTCGGCGGCGGCCCGGCCGGGTCGGCTGCCGGTCTCGCGGCGGGCGGCACCGTGCTCCTCGTCTCGGTGGTCGCGCTGGCCGGGCCGTTGCGCGTGCCCGAGGTGCGCGCGCTGCTCCGGCCCGTGCTGCGGCGTCTGCGCAGGCGGTGA